The following coding sequences lie in one Xiphophorus maculatus strain JP 163 A chromosome 4, X_maculatus-5.0-male, whole genome shotgun sequence genomic window:
- the dhodh gene encoding dihydroorotate dehydrogenase (quinone), mitochondrial — protein MAGRLKKQLKEAVKVISSGSLLFASYLTVVGDERFFANQLMPLLQRLVGPETAHVLSVKMIGLGLVPLNRYQDPASLEVNVLGLKFKNPVGIAAGFDKHGEAVDGLYKLGFGFVEVGTITPKPQEGNPKPRVFRLPEDQAVINRYGFNSCGLAEVHTRLKTRGETQQKLSNTGLPLGINLGKNKLSQDASADYLEGVRALGPLADYLVVNVSSPNTPGLRDLQGKAELRQLLRTVLKERDALQEVRKPPVLVKIAPDLSAQDKQDIADVVTELGVDGLMVSNTTVSRPETLKDPHKSEAGGLSGQPLKDLSTKTVREMYNLTKGKVPIIGIGGVASGQDAMDKIRAGASLVQLYTALTYQGPPVVRKIKQELEQLLKDQGFSCVSEAVGADHRESERKS, from the exons ATGGCGGGACGATTGAAG AAGCAGCTCAAAGAGGCGGTGAAGGTCATCAGCTCGGGCAGTCTTTTGTTTGCTTCCTACCTCACTGTTGTTGGAGATGAGCGCTTCTTCGCCAACCAGCTGATGCCTTTGCTGCAGAGGCTTGTGGGCCCAGAAACAGCACATGTATTGTCAGTGAAGATGATAGGACTGGGTCTGGTTCCTCTGAACCGCTACCAGGACCCGGCGTCACTG GAAGTGAATGTGCTTGGACTGAAGTTCAAAAACCCTGTTGGGATTGCGGCAGGATTTGATAAGCATGGCGAGGCTGTGGACGGCTTGTACAAACTGGGGTTTGGTTTCGTTGAAGTGGGCACGATCACACCAAAACCTCAGGAGGGAAATCCTAAGCCCCGTGTGTTTCGACTCCCTGAAGATCAGGCGGTTATTAACAG GTACGGATTCAACAGCTGTGGTTTGGCGGAGGTCCACACAAGGTTGAAGACGAGAGGAGAAACGCAGCAAAAGCTCAGTAACA CTGGCCTTCCCCTGGGCATCAACCTGGGGAAGAACAAGCTTTCCCAGGATGCATCTGCAGATTACTTGGAGGGGGTAAGAGCTCTGGGTCCGCTCGCTGACTACCTGGTGGTCAACGTCAGCAGCCCCAATACGCCAGGCCTGCGAGATCTGCAGGGGAAGGCTGAGCTCCGGCAGCTTTTACGCACG GTTTTAAAGGAGCGTGATGCTCTGCAGGAAGTACGCAAACCTCCAGTCCTGGTTAAGATCGCTCCTGACCTCTCAGCCCAGGACAAACAGGACATTGCTGATGTTGTTACTGAG TTGGGAGTAGATGGTTTGATGGTGTCTAACACCACTGTGTCCAGGCCAGAAACGCTTAAAGACCCACACAAGTCTGAGGCTGGTGGGCTGAGTGGCCAGCCCCTCAAAGACCTTTCCACTAAGACTGTCAGAGAAATGTATAATCTAACCAAAG GTAAAGTGCCGATCATTGGaattgggggcgtggccagtgGGCAGGATGCGATGGATAAGATCCGGGCTGGCGCCTCACTGGTTCAGCTCTATACTGCCTTGACCTATCAGGGTCCTCCTGTGGTGAGGAAGATAAAGCAAGAACTGGAACAACTTCTTAA agATCAAGGTTTCAGCTGTGTATCTGAGGCTGTTGGAGCAGATCACAGGGAATCAGAGAGAAAATCTTAG